In Camelus dromedarius isolate mCamDro1 chromosome 3, mCamDro1.pat, whole genome shotgun sequence, one DNA window encodes the following:
- the CLPTM1L gene encoding lipid scramblase CLPTM1L, with translation MWSGRSSFTSLVVGVFVVYVVHTCWVMYGIVYTRPCAGGGNCILPYLARRPKLQLSVYTTTRSNLGAENNVDLVLNVEDFDVQSKFERTVNVSVPKKTRNNGTLYAYIFLHHAGVLPWQDGKQVHLVSPLTTYMVPKPEEVNLLTGESATQQLEAEKKPTSALDEPVSHWRPRLTLNVMVDDFIFDGASLPADVHRYMKMVQLGKTVHYLPILFIDQLSNRVKDLVVINRSTTELPLTVCYDRISLGRLRFWIHMQDAVFSLQQFGFSEKDADEVKGIFVDTNLYFLALTFFVAAFHLLFDFLAFKNDISFWKKKKSMTGMSSKAVLWRCFSTVVIFLFLLDEQTSLLVLVPAGIGAAIELWKVKKALKMTVVWRGLRPAFQFGTYSESERKTEEYDTQAMRYLSYLLYPLCVGGAAYSLLNVKYKSWYSWLVNSFVNGVYAFGFLFMLPQLFVNYKMKSVAHLPWKAFTYKAFNTFIDDVFAFVITMPTSHRLACFRDDVVFLVYLYQRWLYPVDKSRVNEFGESYEEKPRTD, from the exons ATGTGGAGCGGCCGCAGCTCCTTCACCAGCCTGGTCGTGGGCGTGTTCGTGGTGTACGTGGTGCACACCTGCTGGGTCATGTATGGCATCGTCTACACCCGCCCGTGCGCCGGCGGCGGCAACTGCATCCTGCCCTACCTGGCGCGGAGGCCCAAGCTGCAG CTCAGTGTGTACACCACCACGCGGTCCAACCTGGGTGCAGAGAACAACGTGGATCTTGTCTTGAACGTGGAGGACTTTGACGTGCAGTCCAAATTTGAAAG GACAGTTAATGTTTCTGTaccaaagaaaaccagaaataatgGGACGCTGTACGCCTACATCTTCCTCCACCATGCGGGCGTTCTCCCGTGGCAGGATGGGAAGCAGGTGCACCTGGTGAGCCCTCTGACCACCTACATGGTCCCCAAACCAGAAGAGGTCAATCTGCTCACTGGGGAGTCTGCTACTCAG CAGCTCGAAGCTGAGAAGAAGCCAACAAGTGCCCTGGATGAGCCCGTTTCTCACTGGAGACCAAGGCTGACCCTGAATGTGATGGTGGATGACTTCATTTTTGACGGCGCCTCCCTGCCTGCCGACGTGCATCGGTACATGAAGAT GGTCCAGCTGGGGAAGACTGTGCACTACTTGCCCATCCTCTTCATCGACCAGCTCAGCAACCGCGTGAAGGACCTCGTG GTCATCAACCGCTCCACCACGGAGCTGCCCCTCACCGTGTGCTACGACAGGATCTCGCTGGGGAGGCTGCGCTTCTGGATCCACATGCAGGACGCCGTGTTCTCGCTGCAGCAGTTCG GGTTTTCCGAGAAGGACGCAGACGAGGTGAAAGGGATCTTCGTGGACACCAATCTGTACTTCCTGGCCTTGACGTTCTTCGTGGCAGCGTTTCAC CTGCTCTTTGACTTCCTGGCATTTAAAAACGACATCAGCTtctggaagaagaagaagagcatGACCGGCATGTCCTCCAAGGCAG TGCTCTGGCGCTGCTTCAGCACGGTGGTCATCTTCCTGTTCCTGCTGGACGAGCAGACGAGCCTGCTGGTGCTGGTCCCTGCAGGCATCGGAGCCGCCATCGAG CTGTGGAAAGTGAAGAAGGCCTTGAAGATGACGGTCGTCTGGAGGGGCCTGAGGCCCGCGTTTCAG TTTGGCACCTACAGCGAGTcggagaggaagacagaggagtACGACACTCAG GCCATGAGGTACCTGTCTTACCTTCTCTACCCGCTGTGTGTCGGGGGCGCCGCCTACTCTCTGCTGAACGTCAAGTACAAGAG CTGGTACTCCTGGTTGGTCAACAGCTTCGTCAATG GGGTCTACGCTTTTGGCTTCCTGTTCATGCTGCCCCAGCTCTTTGTGAACTACAAG ATGAAGTCGGTGGCACACCTGCCCTGGAAGGCCTTCACCTACAAG GCCTTCAACACCTTCATTGACGACGTCTTCGCCTTCGTCATCACCATGCCCACCTCCCACCGGCTGGCCTGCTTCAGGGACGACGTGGTGTTCCTCGTCTACCTCTACCAGCGGTG GCTTTATCCTGTGGATAAGAGCAGAGTGAACGAGTTCGGCGAGTCCTACGAGGAGAAGCCCCGCACGGACTAG